One segment of Anser cygnoides isolate HZ-2024a breed goose chromosome 5, Taihu_goose_T2T_genome, whole genome shotgun sequence DNA contains the following:
- the C5H15orf62 gene encoding uncharacterized protein C15orf62 homolog, mitochondrial — protein MDTWRRGSIKSTTFFRRFSLRRHKKLGNQVIILNQNSHTLDSDGQCQKRECLRELKDKSDYLSCQSEQNLAKAQAPPKPPRLYLDSSSCPNIIDHTDSHSDVSFSGAAHQYHKATQTQFHKEQATDCGTSETGSQNSTTLSDLSDPFLSFKVDLGLSLLEDVLQTLRKQNPRDYAI, from the coding sequence ATGGATACTTGGCGGAGAGGATCCATTAAGTCCACAACGTTCTTCAGACGTTTCTCACTCAGGAGACACAAAAAGCTGGGCAACCAAGTCATTATCTTGAATCAGAACAGCCACACACTGGACAGTGATGGACAGTGCCAGAAGAGGGAATGCTTGAGGGAACTGAAGGACAAGTCTGATTACCTGTCATGTCAGAGTGAGCAAAACCTAGCCAAGGCACAAGCACCTCCTAAGCCTCCCCGGCTGTACCTGGACAGTTCTAGCTGCCCGAACATCATTGATCATACAGATTCTCACTCTGACGTCTCCTTTTCTGGTGCTGCTCATCAATACCACAAAGCCACTCAAACTCAGTTCCACAAGGAGCAGGCTACAGACTGTGGGACCTCAGAGACTGGTTCCCAGAATAGCACCACTCTTTCTGATCTGTCTGATCCTTTCCTGTCCTTCAAAGTGGATTTGGGGCTATCGCTTCTTGAGGATGTTCTGCAGACCCTCAGGAAACAGAATCCAAGAGATTACGCCATTTGA
- the GCHFR gene encoding GTP cyclohydrolase 1 feedback regulatory protein: MPYLLVSTQIRMEVGPTMVGDEHSDPSLMRYLGATKRNMLGNHFWEYYVDDAPRIVLNKLECCGYRVVSMTGVGQTLVWCLHKE; the protein is encoded by the exons ATGCCGTACCTGCTGGTCAGCACGCAGATCCGCATG GAGGTTGGCCCCACCATGGTGGGAGACGAGCATTCGGATCCCAGCCTGATGCGCTACCTGGGGGCCACCAAGAGGAACATGCTGGGGAACCACTT CTGGGAGTACTACGTGGACGATGCACCACGGATAGTCCTGAACAAGCTGGAGTGCTGTGGTTACCGCGTGGTCAGCATGACAGGCGTGGGCCAGACATTGGTGTGGTGCCTCCACAAGGAATAG